A stretch of the Candidatus Limnocylindrales bacterium genome encodes the following:
- a CDS encoding ribonuclease HII: MAAGADKLPLDQIRRRYVEKKRPLPHDVEAALRADPRAAARAILAAVEKRRHANRAEGQRLRHLFRFEQEVWATGVTRIAGVDEAGMSPLAGPVVAGAVILPVGWRHAGIDDSKKLDAQERDRLALQIKANAVAWGVGVVAPEEIDRLNIYWAGLLAMKRAVEALGITPEHLFIDARKLADVPIPQKSIVHGDALSFSIAAASIIAKTTRDAIMVELDRKHPGYGFARHKGYPVPEHYSALDRLGACPIHRRSFAPVRKALGLDPVQTEMFPLEPPCAERVSDGVSMQPLSDPVLLDGAAVQPPVEHVSGEAAMQASGAPAADA; the protein is encoded by the coding sequence ATGGCCGCAGGCGCCGACAAGCTTCCGCTCGACCAGATCCGCCGCAGGTACGTGGAGAAGAAACGGCCGCTGCCCCACGACGTCGAGGCGGCGCTGCGCGCCGATCCGCGCGCGGCCGCCCGCGCGATCCTGGCGGCGGTCGAGAAGCGCCGGCACGCCAACCGCGCCGAAGGCCAGCGGCTCCGGCATCTGTTTCGCTTCGAGCAGGAGGTGTGGGCGACCGGCGTGACGCGCATAGCGGGCGTGGACGAAGCCGGGATGTCACCGCTTGCCGGCCCGGTCGTGGCCGGCGCCGTCATCCTGCCCGTCGGCTGGCGGCACGCCGGCATCGACGACTCCAAGAAGCTCGATGCCCAGGAACGCGACCGCCTGGCGCTTCAGATCAAGGCCAATGCGGTGGCGTGGGGCGTCGGTGTGGTCGCACCGGAGGAGATCGACCGCCTCAACATCTACTGGGCGGGGCTGCTGGCGATGAAGCGCGCCGTGGAGGCGCTCGGCATCACTCCCGAGCACCTCTTCATCGACGCGCGAAAGCTCGCCGACGTGCCGATTCCGCAGAAATCGATCGTGCACGGCGACGCGCTGAGCTTCTCCATTGCGGCCGCCAGTATCATCGCCAAGACCACGCGCGACGCCATCATGGTCGAGCTCGACCGCAAGCATCCCGGCTACGGCTTTGCGCGCCACAAGGGGTACCCGGTCCCCGAGCACTACTCCGCCCTCGACCGCCTCGGTGCCTGCCCAATCCACCGCCGTTCCTTCGCGCCGGTGCGCAAGGCTCTGGGGCTGGACCCGGTGCAGACCGAGATGTTTCCGCTGGAGCCGCCGTGCGCGGAGCGCGTCTCCGACGGCGTATCGATGCAGCCGCTCAGCGATCCCGTCCTCCTCGACGGCGCTGCGGTGCAGCCGCCTGTCGAGCACGTCAGCGGCGAGGCAGCGATGCAGGCGTCGGGTGCGCCCGCCGCCGACGCCTGA
- a CDS encoding sigma-70 family RNA polymerase sigma factor, which yields MAAVKRPDATGTLGDVLYGQPQRLVLEEEWVTLVQSVAAGNQHALRELYDRGHRIVFTLALRITNSRETAEEVTLDVFHDIWRRASGYDADNGSVLGWIMNQAQSRAIDRLRFEQRKKRIRPVDDGSAPGLPVGPIEGIELGEMRERVRTALAILTPQERQAIETAFFAELSYSEVAELLDAPVGTVKTRIRSGLGKLRQFLIQTVKQ from the coding sequence ATGGCTGCCGTAAAGCGCCCCGATGCGACGGGCACGCTCGGCGACGTCCTCTACGGTCAGCCGCAGCGTCTCGTGCTGGAAGAGGAATGGGTGACGCTGGTGCAATCGGTCGCCGCCGGCAACCAGCACGCGCTGCGGGAGTTGTATGATCGGGGGCACCGCATCGTGTTCACGCTCGCGCTGCGGATCACCAACAGCCGTGAGACGGCCGAGGAGGTGACTTTGGATGTCTTTCACGACATCTGGCGCCGCGCCTCCGGCTATGACGCCGACAATGGCAGCGTCCTTGGCTGGATCATGAATCAGGCACAGTCGCGGGCCATCGACCGTCTGCGTTTCGAGCAGCGCAAGAAGCGTATCCGGCCCGTCGACGACGGTTCTGCGCCGGGCTTGCCCGTCGGTCCCATCGAGGGAATCGAACTGGGCGAGATGCGAGAACGCGTGCGCACTGCGCTGGCGATCCTGACGCCGCAGGAGCGGCAGGCGATCGAGACGGCGTTCTTCGCTGAGCTCAGCTATTCGGAGGTTGCCGAGCTCCTCGATGCGCCGGTGGGCACCGTCAAGACGCGCATCCGATCCGGCCTCGGAAAGCTGCGCCAGTTCCTGATCCAGACAGTGAAGCAATGA
- a CDS encoding DUF4056 domain-containing protein: MLALCVCLGCCAPAAEASAAPTEASPAQHHLDAALFDDHAALDAAGPDRPIPMLHEPKHIRSCCAFGLDLAVDLGLLRVPLYRYRTIRGTEDLGPHDYAAGLLQITPSPARRRGERPAYENNGMVYTCRGGFIDLGHLRDHADRTVFFASRVEPWLESGGVIALRDFGGRRRVVLEPVPEARIAEVGRRRLAIATAQWIAMQVAIWHEIGSWYGNSNIPFFPEKLSSFSMEDLYSNLVGTKLAAGIILTQSPRTEIEYDRAMTEWLPAALRRLEIVSKDHASAAMRAVDGVWWDSSKRLPDWKIVRRRKYDLGSPLSPWLVSMAYAPEPAPFVGCTGEPQPLALAKPDALQGVPLSTHARLEVDVNDNLAANGFPFPDAGSRRITQADFPFIVERIRGELYTAFGAASDHPRR; encoded by the coding sequence GTGCTCGCGTTGTGCGTCTGCCTCGGCTGCTGCGCACCGGCTGCGGAGGCATCGGCTGCGCCGACGGAGGCTTCGCCGGCGCAGCATCACCTCGACGCAGCGCTGTTCGATGATCATGCCGCGCTGGATGCGGCAGGTCCCGATCGTCCCATTCCGATGCTGCACGAGCCGAAGCACATCCGGTCTTGCTGCGCCTTCGGCCTGGATCTGGCGGTCGATCTCGGGCTCCTTCGCGTGCCCCTCTACAGGTACCGAACCATCCGCGGCACCGAGGATCTGGGTCCGCACGATTACGCAGCCGGGCTGCTGCAGATCACGCCGAGCCCGGCGCGGCGCCGCGGCGAGAGACCCGCCTATGAGAACAACGGCATGGTCTACACGTGCCGCGGCGGATTCATCGACCTCGGCCATCTGCGCGATCACGCCGACCGCACCGTGTTCTTCGCATCTCGCGTCGAGCCGTGGCTCGAAAGCGGCGGCGTCATCGCGCTGCGCGATTTCGGCGGCAGGCGCCGCGTGGTGCTCGAGCCGGTGCCGGAAGCGAGAATCGCCGAGGTTGGCCGGCGCAGGCTGGCCATCGCGACGGCACAATGGATCGCGATGCAGGTCGCGATCTGGCACGAGATCGGCAGCTGGTACGGCAACAGCAACATCCCGTTCTTCCCGGAGAAGCTGTCGAGCTTCTCGATGGAGGATCTCTATTCCAACCTCGTCGGCACGAAGCTGGCCGCCGGCATCATCCTGACGCAGAGCCCGCGCACCGAGATCGAGTACGACCGCGCGATGACCGAATGGCTGCCGGCGGCCCTGCGGCGGCTCGAGATCGTCTCGAAGGATCACGCGTCGGCGGCGATGCGCGCGGTCGACGGCGTATGGTGGGATTCGAGCAAGCGGCTGCCCGATTGGAAGATCGTCCGGCGGCGGAAGTACGACCTCGGCTCGCCGCTTTCGCCGTGGCTCGTTTCGATGGCGTATGCTCCGGAGCCGGCGCCGTTCGTCGGTTGCACCGGAGAACCGCAGCCGCTCGCGCTCGCAAAACCGGATGCGCTGCAGGGCGTGCCGCTCTCCACGCACGCGCGGCTCGAAGTCGATGTGAACGACAATCTGGCGGCCAACGGGTTCCCGTTCCCCGACGCCGGCAGCCGCCGCATCACGCAGGCGGATTTCCCGTTCATCGTCGAACGGATCCGCGGCGAGCTGTACACGGCGTTCGGCGCCGCCTCCGATCATCCGCGACGGTGA
- a CDS encoding CDP-alcohol phosphatidyltransferase family protein yields the protein MPAPPPRSGPMIREFALADWFTLANAACGAGAIFSMMTYLEVRQVLHIYFAGGLVALALLFDFLDGRIARWRRRASVMGRELDSLADVISFGVAPAMIGYGCGMQGLYDRLVLVYFVVCGVSRLARYNVTAESLAGGGDKVKHFEGTPIPTSIFLVLVLVAAAASGAVGSELPLGMVEIAGFELHPLVLMFAASGTLMISRVRIPKP from the coding sequence ATGCCGGCACCGCCCCCCCGCAGCGGCCCCATGATCCGCGAGTTCGCTCTGGCGGACTGGTTCACGCTTGCCAATGCCGCGTGCGGGGCCGGCGCCATCTTCTCGATGATGACGTACCTGGAGGTGCGCCAGGTCCTGCACATCTACTTCGCCGGCGGTCTGGTCGCGCTCGCGCTCCTGTTCGATTTCCTCGACGGCCGCATCGCGCGGTGGCGCCGTCGCGCCTCCGTCATGGGGCGCGAGCTGGACTCGCTGGCGGACGTGATCTCCTTTGGCGTCGCACCGGCGATGATCGGCTACGGGTGCGGTATGCAGGGCCTGTACGATCGGCTCGTGCTCGTCTATTTCGTCGTCTGCGGCGTCTCGCGCCTGGCCAGGTACAACGTCACCGCCGAGTCGCTGGCCGGCGGTGGCGACAAGGTGAAGCACTTCGAAGGGACGCCCATTCCCACCTCGATCTTCCTGGTGCTCGTCCTGGTCGCCGCCGCAGCCTCGGGCGCGGTCGGCAGCGAGCTGCCACTGGGCATGGTGGAGATTGCCGGGTTCGAGCTTCACCCGCTGGTCTTGATGTTCGCGGCATCGGGCACGCTGATGATCAGTCGCGTGCGCATCCCCAAGCCCTGA
- a CDS encoding SagB family peptide dehydrogenase — MRRRRFLRLLAAAGGAPLLAGRGRAATGAPLATAVAIHRDTRNTLLGAVGAGLRRLRTPPPPFKSYPAGRVDLERPVAAQGLTLSQAVARRAREASIGAGEITAAELSRLLFFTNGDTGSADGDPLHLRAAPSAGALYAGELYVIAEHVAGLAPGVYYYDVARHGLLPVRSGSARAAALTGLAIGGAVAQAAALVIVTNVFERYEHRYANRGYRYALVDTGHIDENLRLAAASAGLACRTADRFHDDRFHELLEIDGREEAVCSVHALGRVGDAAAASETASLIEKQVADRGGVAQGLTAPRLYHEATKLVPAPAAVAMAGPPARPAAEIAGIALPQAAQADALVEDCIRRRRSPSAFEEADISLLQLATALRLALPQAIAQSSLGMELHVIAHRVQGLAPGLHRYDPFMHTLAATGRTGEDLSAALRAVCLGQAHAATAAAALVMVADVAGVAARAGERSYRDLLREAGAIGQRIYLAAEAQGLAARNLAAFTDDAFNELLGLEPARRAAVHLTMFGARAATT, encoded by the coding sequence ATGAGACGGCGCCGTTTCCTCCGATTGCTCGCGGCCGCCGGTGGCGCTCCGCTGCTTGCCGGCCGCGGCCGCGCAGCCACCGGCGCGCCGCTGGCGACGGCGGTGGCGATTCATCGCGACACGCGCAACACGCTGCTTGGCGCCGTCGGTGCGGGATTGCGCCGGCTGCGGACGCCGCCGCCGCCCTTCAAGAGCTACCCCGCTGGACGCGTGGACCTCGAGCGGCCCGTGGCAGCGCAGGGGTTGACGCTTTCCCAGGCAGTCGCGCGGCGCGCGCGAGAGGCATCCATCGGTGCCGGCGAGATCACCGCGGCCGAGCTGTCGCGGCTGCTGTTCTTCACCAATGGCGACACGGGCAGCGCCGACGGCGATCCGCTGCACCTGCGCGCGGCGCCATCGGCCGGCGCGCTGTACGCCGGCGAGCTGTACGTGATCGCCGAGCACGTGGCCGGCCTCGCTCCCGGCGTCTACTACTACGATGTGGCCCGGCACGGCCTGCTGCCGGTGCGATCGGGCTCCGCGCGCGCGGCTGCGCTGACAGGACTGGCAATCGGCGGCGCGGTCGCGCAGGCGGCGGCGCTGGTGATCGTCACCAACGTCTTCGAACGCTACGAGCATCGGTATGCCAACCGCGGCTATCGCTACGCGCTGGTGGACACGGGCCACATCGATGAGAACCTGCGGCTTGCTGCCGCCTCCGCCGGCCTCGCATGCAGGACCGCCGACCGATTCCACGATGACCGTTTCCACGAGCTTCTCGAGATCGACGGGCGCGAGGAAGCGGTCTGCTCGGTGCATGCGCTCGGCCGTGTCGGCGACGCCGCCGCCGCTTCCGAGACGGCCTCTCTCATCGAGAAGCAGGTTGCCGATCGCGGCGGCGTCGCGCAGGGTCTGACGGCGCCGCGGCTGTATCACGAAGCGACCAAACTGGTCCCCGCGCCGGCAGCGGTCGCCATGGCCGGTCCGCCGGCGCGCCCGGCGGCCGAGATTGCTGGAATCGCGCTGCCGCAGGCGGCGCAGGCCGATGCTCTGGTGGAGGACTGCATCCGCAGGCGGCGCTCGCCTTCGGCATTCGAGGAAGCGGACATTTCGCTGCTCCAGCTTGCGACGGCGCTGCGTCTGGCGTTGCCGCAGGCGATCGCGCAGAGCAGCCTTGGCATGGAGCTCCACGTCATCGCGCACCGCGTGCAGGGACTGGCGCCGGGGCTGCACCGTTACGACCCCTTCATGCACACGCTGGCGGCGACCGGCCGCACCGGCGAAGACCTCAGCGCGGCATTACGCGCCGTGTGTCTGGGGCAGGCCCACGCTGCCACCGCCGCGGCGGCGTTGGTCATGGTGGCCGACGTGGCCGGCGTGGCCGCGCGTGCCGGGGAGCGGAGCTACCGCGATCTTCTGCGCGAGGCCGGCGCCATCGGGCAGCGGATCTACCTGGCGGCCGAGGCACAGGGGCTGGCGGCGCGAAACCTCGCCGCCTTCACCGACGACGCATTCAACGAGCTCCTCGGCCTCGAGCCAGCCAGGCGGGCGGCCGTGCACCTTACGATGTTCGGCGCGCGCGCGGCGACCACGTAG
- a CDS encoding cupin domain-containing protein has translation MKDASKRHAEEQAERLSLYAVQALPTDEARAVEAHVATCDDCQRELGGLRTVVDSFVSWPTDVLRPSASLWDRLEQRLGAPDAATASPVQRWTAPQWKEVAPGISCKLLSTDADRHRVSMLVRLAPDTEYPPHRHADIEELHLLDGELWINDRQLFPGDFSRAEPGTSDRRVWSPTGCTCFLLTSTQDELS, from the coding sequence ATGAAGGACGCATCGAAAAGACACGCGGAGGAACAGGCCGAACGGCTCAGCCTCTACGCGGTGCAGGCGCTGCCGACCGACGAAGCACGCGCCGTCGAAGCGCACGTGGCGACCTGCGACGACTGCCAGCGCGAGCTCGGAGGGCTGCGCACCGTCGTCGATTCGTTCGTCTCCTGGCCCACCGATGTTCTGCGCCCGTCCGCTTCGCTGTGGGACCGTCTCGAGCAGCGTCTGGGTGCGCCCGATGCTGCGACCGCCTCGCCGGTGCAGCGGTGGACTGCGCCGCAATGGAAGGAAGTGGCGCCGGGCATTTCGTGCAAGCTCTTGTCCACGGATGCCGATCGCCACCGCGTCAGCATGCTGGTGCGGCTGGCGCCGGATACCGAGTATCCGCCGCATCGGCATGCGGACATCGAAGAGCTGCATCTTCTGGACGGCGAGCTGTGGATCAACGACAGGCAACTCTTCCCCGGCGACTTCAGCCGCGCCGAGCCCGGCACTTCCGACCGGCGCGTCTGGAGCCCGACCGGCTGCACCTGCTTCCTGCTGACCTCGACGCAGGACGAGCTGAGCTGA